The Ananas comosus cultivar F153 linkage group 24, ASM154086v1, whole genome shotgun sequence DNA window aatagcataatacTATCCACTTTGTGATTATAGTAATCATCGAAGAatgaaaaagtaaataatatgtattattaatagAAATAGGGCTAATGTGCTATTATGAGTACAGTAACCCTTATACTCCTAACTTTCTAgtcatccatcaattttgatggatggttaggatgagttagagaagagaaattgaatgtctcaatttctcttctttttgaatttctctccaatcTTTCTTCTCTAAcccatcctaaccacccatcaaaattgatggattaGTTAGAAAGTTATGAGCACAAAGAttactgtgctcctaatagcatagtagccatgCTCCTATTAATAGTACTTTAACTGAACTACtcctaacaataataataattacaaatgGTTAATCTCTCTCCAATCTAACTCAAGAAACAAAAACCAGCAACTCCAAAATCATCAACACAAATGCGAAGGGCAATCTTTGACATTCCATGTCAATTCTCCTACAAAGCATTCAACGAAAAAggaaaacataataaataaaataagaaaaaagaaaactctcaaaaaaaataaaaattttgcaatCCCACCAAACTACAAATCAACAGAGCAATGCTATCTTTACACCTATAAAATAGGTATAAATCTTGTTTATCCAAAAGCCATAAGTTTTTTTActagtcatattatttttttaatatttaaactttaacAATACACTTCGAAATAAAAGAGTTCAAGATCTGCcctgaaaagaaaaacaaaactttTACAATCTCACAAAACTACAGAAATTAAAAGCAAAATTAATGCTGCATTCACATCTATGAAAtaagtgtaaatttttattcatcttAAAATCGCAATTATTTTACTAGTCATATCAAttcttttaatactaaaaatctaaaaaaatttggtaGACTCCGagataaaaaatatgtaaaatttacgCAGATAGTATTTTTCTTGGAACAGAANaaaaaaaaaaaaaaaaccctaaatcccacgTCCTCCACAAGAGCCCACAACAGGATACCCCATCACCACATGACCTGCCTCTTCATAATGGTGATGATGATCATGgttccctcctcctcctcctcctcctcctctcttcaCCACCCTCCTCACAGAAAAATTCACGATCCCATTCCTCCTCCCCTCTCCATCCCTCAACCTGTAGCTCAAAAGGTGCAGGTACCCGGCCGGGCCATGCGAAAACTCCGCCACCggcactgccgccgccgccaccggcaCGGGCACGGTCCCGGTCCCCCAGCCCTGCTGCTTCCCGCACCCGACCTCGACGCGTATCGACCGCGCGGAGCTCGGAAGCCCCACCAGAAGCCGCTCGTTCCACGTGGGGCAGCTCCCGCCGTCGCGGTCGAGCGCGGTCGCCGCCGCATCGCGGGGCCCCGTCCGGACCGTCACGAACGCGTCCTTCTCGACGGGCCGGCCGTGGCGGCCCACACGCAGGTCCTCCGCGGAGATTATGATGATTTCTAACAACGTCGACGATGATGACGGTGTCGGTGACGCGGCCATGATAAATTAGTTCGTGAATAAAGATGTATATAGAGTAGGGAATAGCTAGTTagggtttttcttttatatatatgtatgtatatataagcAGTAGATACGTAAGTAGTGGGGTTTGGATTGTTATGGAAAGTGGAGAGGAACTAACGTGCGAATCGAAAGTGCGAGGACGCTACTGTTGGCGCGTGGTCTAGAAAACGCGGGTTTTGAACGTTGGAATGTGTTGGTGTGGAAAAAATTGCGCGTTTTGCGGTAAAAAATAGATTAGGGTTAAGACCCCCTGTGGACCTGGtcctaggggtgtaatgtgggccgtgctgGGCTGGCACGGCCTACATTTTTTGGACCGAATGGGCCAAGAAGTACCCCGGCACTGCCCAATTTCAGATCCGGGCCGGGGTGGGCCAGGCTAGTTTTCTCACAACTCGAGCCCAGCACAGCACCCGGCCCGAACGgtacgggccgtgccgggccaggTCGGGCCGGGCTCCGAGCCGcccattattatttttaaaatacaataaattttaaaatataaaatatttatatatatatataattaaactataaaatttaggaaaaacttcaaataccccccatgtggtttcgcactttctcactttagtaccttgtggtttaacgtgtatcaagttagtaccctatggtttcgcactttctcactttcctgttaaaggatgcagtttacacATCAACGTACACATCAAAGGAGAAATAGcacaacaagagaaaaaatagtaaaataagagaagaaatagtataaatatttcctcttaaagagtgcaataagagaagaaacagtgtaaatatctctcaaagagtgcaactttcgtttaaagagtgcaaGGGCAGTTTACATTTACAAGAGTGCAACTTATGtctataatagtgcaacgttcttttaaaacagtgcaatttaatcttaacagtgcaaattcatcttcttctctggttttctttattattctctagtttttggccttttacttttctttttttttaaaaaacaaataaaagtgcTAATCTAGAGATACGCTCGTGCATTTCTCGCCCTTCTTGCCTCCGACACAGTCGAGGCCGCGCTCGTTGCCGCCCTC harbors:
- the LOC109728789 gene encoding BON1-associated protein 2, which produces MAASPTPSSSSTLLEIIIISAEDLRVGRHGRPVEKDAFVTVRTGPRDAAATALDRDGGSCPTWNERLLVGLPSSARSIRVEVGCGKQQGWGTGTVPVPVAAAAVPVAEFSHGPAGYLHLLSYRLRDGEGRRNGIVNFSVRRVVKRGGGGGGGGNHDHHHHYEEAGHVVMGYPVVGSCGGRGI